The Synchiropus splendidus isolate RoL2022-P1 chromosome 5, RoL_Sspl_1.0, whole genome shotgun sequence DNA window AACAGACGGCAGAGCAGAGAGATAAGGATTTGAATCATCAATCTGATTAAAGAAAAATCTGTTAACCACTGCCTAGACCTCGAGCCTACAAGCACAATCTTCTGGTCAAACCTGCAGAATACAAACCCTCAAAGccaacatgtttattttttgttctttccaaAAGCATTAGTTAAAATCAACATCTTCCATCCAAGCTGAATCAATTTCATCTTTGTACATTGCAGGCAACCAAGTAGTGAAAGTGTGGCTCAGACGCCTCAGCTTCTGCGACGGTACCCCCTTGAAGACCATCATGATTTTCCGCTGCCACCGGACGTGGTATTCTTCTGCCAACCAGAGGGCTGCCTTAGCATACGGCAACGACGGGTTAGCCTTCGCGACGACTCCTCATTCGTTTTCACGTTGACCGACAAAGACTCCGGGATCACTCGCTATGGAATCTGCGTCAACTTCTACCGATCATTCCAGCGTGGGCATCACAGGTCCCGTGCAGACAAGAGTGGACACACTGAAGCGTCGACACAGGGAGGTGATACCATAAGCGTGGGTTCTGATAACAGTAGTGGAGGACCGTCGTCCACTTTATCGCCAGCGAAAAACACAGAAGCAACCCATCATGTGTCCGGGGAAGGTGGCGGACAATCTGCTCCAGATTCAAACATAGGAAAATCTCCACAGCACAGACGCAGTGCTGCGAAGATGGCTGCCAGGAATCGCAACAGCACATTGACGTCATTGTGCATTTTAAGCCACTACCCTTTCTTCTCCACCTTCAGAGAGTGTCTATATATTCTCAAGAGACTGGTAGACTGTTGCAGTCAACGGTTAACACAGCGTGCAGGCCTTCCCCGTGCCACCCAGAGGTATGTGTTCCACTGAAATGATTGTGATTTCTATCCTTTAATTTATGCATGTATTTgtacaagtattttttttctttgtttctaacTGCTTAAGGACATTCACTTGAGTGGCTCGTGTGATTACTATTCAGGCTAACCAAAGTGTTAATTTCGCTGCCACTTTACACTGTAATAAGCCCTGTAATGACTGCTGTGATCTTCGAGTGCTTTGTCTCCATTGGTCCATTTATAGTCCAGCATAATCAtggctttttcttttcaaggtcACATGTTTTCAATTGCGTAATCAGCCTCAGTATTTTTCTCAGTTTGAATATGCACTCATGAGAACTGCCTTTGAGGTACTGACAGAGGGGAGTTTGGTTTGGAGCTTTAGAGCTGAATTGTTTTGCCCTGTCTACATTGAGTTCTGATATTTCCTCTGGTGAAGTGACCATTTGGTGGGTGGGATGAGGGTCAAATTATTTAATCATGGTTCTCGTTTGACGTTCACTGTGTACATGTGTGACTAAGGGCCCACCATATGTGGGCGCAATAACGTActctgaacacacacaatatTTAGCTGCATGTAGAAACCTGATGAATTTAACTGTACTCTcacttacttttactttttacatCCAAGATAACATTAGATATTTTTTTCGGCTTTAGGAGATTATAACAGTTACATCAATGAGACAACTGCAGGCTATATGTCTTGACACAACTTATTTTGTATGAAAGGATTTTGAAACAAGAGGTGTAATTGAAGCCTTTTTGTATTTGTCTTTATCCCTTTTTAGGGATACCATGTGGCGAATCTTCACAGGTGCACTGTCAGTGGAGGAAAAAGGCAGTCAGTTGCTGGCAGACTTGCGAGAGATTGAGTCCTGGGTCTATAGGTTGTTGCGGTCACCAGTTCCCATCCCTGGACAGAGACGCGTGGATGTGGAGGTGCTACCTACCGATCTGAAGCTATCTCTGACTTTTGCTTTGCCTGACAACTCGCGCTTTTCAATGGTGGACTTTCCCCTGCACCTGCCCTTGGAGCTGCTGGGTGTGGACGCCTGTCTTCAGGTTCTCAGCTGTGTCCTGTTAGAGCACAAGGTAAGAACAGATGTGCCTATGTGCACAATGTCTTTGACCtacattgcttttgttttggccaTTAGCTAGAATGTCACCAATTAAGTGATAAACAGagcttgaaataaacaaataatgttttGGCTACTTGTTATAAATGTGCACTGTTGAGTGTTATTGGAGCACATATCCACATACAAATGAGGACAACCAAGCTTTAGTTATGATATTGGAATTAGCTTGGGAAGAGATGGGATGGACAAGACTACATCCATTATGTCAAAAGCATTTAGTGGTGTGGTATGAAGTGACCTTTGTCTGAAGGACATTTTAATGGAGTGTGGTCATTGGCAACAATTGAGCTTTTAGAGGTGACAAGATAATAAATTATAGCTCTATTTGTCTATTTAATTGCTCTGTGGAATATTAAAACATTGAGCTCCCTGCAAGGTCTGTGCAGAGATGAACTGCATTAAAGATGCTTGTTGGGTGTAATGGTAAATTATCAACCTTAATTCTGAGTTTAAGTATTTAATTACTCCTTCAATCTTGGTAAACAGCACTTAAGGACTGAATTGTCATGTTCTTTGATGCCATTGTTAGATGCTTCTTTAATGTATTTTCAGGTTATTCTTCAATCCAGAGATTACAATGCTTTGTCGATGAGTGTTATGGCCTTCGTTGCTATGATATACCCCCTGGAGTACATGTTCCCTGTCATCCCTCTGTTGCCAACATGCATGGCATCCGCAGAACAGGTAGGACTTGCAGAAGAATTACTTTTAAAATTGTACAGTTTGATGcaatttatgtgtttttttaatgtgttgtgagggttggttttgtttgttttgttttgtattttgaggAATGAGTTCAAACAACCAGAATACATCATGTATTGAAGAAATtaagttttttttatctggcCCTTATCGTGTTGACATAATGGCCGTTGTCTGTGTTGCAAATGTTTGCCTTCATAGTTCTTAATTTGAACTCGGTTTTAAACCCTCTCTTAACTGTAACATAAAGTGCTTTTTGTGGTGCTTTTGCCAGGTAATGAGTATGTGTATCACGTTATAACATCATAATCTTTTTTCGAACATTTCATGCTCAGGTTTGTAAGTGTAATGTTCTTGAGAAATTACTTGACAAGCTAATATTGAACAAAACTTTTCAAACCCATGGTGTTTGTGAGTGCATGCAGTTGCTATATTTCTGCCATCCTCTTATgactaaacatttttttgtcctcatAGCTGCTTCTAGCACCAACTCCATACATCATCGGTGTTCCTGCTAGCTTCTTCCTTTACAAATCTGACTTTAAAATGCCAGATGACATATGGCTTGTTGACCTGGACAGCAGTAAGGTTAGTATAGCTCTTCagtgttctttaaaaaaaaaaggaaatatgtaATAATGATTGACAATTTTGGGTGGAAATAATGTTTGAAAATGCACCCCCAATCTTCCAGGTTATCGCACCGACAAATGCAGAGATTTTGCCTCCTCTCCCGGAGCCCGAAGCACTCGAGCTCAAGAAGCATTTAAAACAGGTATAACAAGCTCACTTAAAGTTATCTTCCTTTCATCAGTAGACAAATCTACAGTTCATTTATTTCTTGCATACAGTGTTAAACTTCTCTTTCAGCTCTGAAGAGTAGAGACTTTCTACTTCCAAAAAGTTGTATGTACTGTAGCTGGTGTGAAAGAATTGGCAAGGAGTTTTGAAGTGCACTAACGTGGaaatgcatttcttttcttttctttcttctttttcttgcaTGCTTTAGCTGTTGGAGgtaaaacaaaactgtagaAAAATACTGCCAAGTTTTGCTGAGGCAGTGGTGGCTGGCTTGTTTCTCCTTCCCTCCTTATCTAACTTTGTATCAGAACCAGCTTCTGATTACTATAATGCCACTTTTATCCTTGCTTCTTTATTGTCCCAGTAGATATTTATACCTGTAGACTGATCACGTGCTGATGATGTTTGATATGTGTGCTCATTGGCAAGGATGGAACTGTTGTGAGTGGAGTCTCCCTCTTTGTTATTCCTTCACGTCTTTTTTACTACTCAAAATAAGTCACTTTGCCTATGCATTGGCttattcaaatataaatattattggCCCTTCTGTAACACAGAAGAACCTGCTTAAGTCCTTGTGTTATGCATGTAAGGGTAATAAACAAATGTTGCTTAGTTGCGTTTTCACAACTTATTTTAATGTTCACCGCTCTATAATATGCAAAGGCACTAAAAGATTTAACAAGCTGTGTCTGCATTCGACACATTTCcccttgtctttgtttcctggaaGCGTGTATGAAGCTATGGTTTCGCAATAACCTTTGGTAAACGGGCTTGTGTTATCTATGTTTTTCTCCCTTTTGAGTGATGGAGATCAATTGAAGGTTTAATTGTGATTCTGGAATATCAAAGCACTGTGATGTGGATGTGAAGGCCATTAAAATACTTGCACCTAATCTTTGAAATAAATGGGTTCACTGAACCATGTATAAAGATGTACAATATATGATAACATCAAATTTAACACTATTGTGTATTGTTTAATTAAGACTATTAATGGATACTTCATTAATCCACccttatataaataaaacaagctgAAGTTTGTGAAGTCTAGCCTAACATCTCCTTCAAATTTATGCAATTTCAACTCTTCAGCAATCGTGTATTATCCAtctttatatattgttttttactAACctgatttatttcatgttttaataacaatgttcacttgtgtttttgttgacacGTGCAAGTATTTTATCAATGATGTCTCAAAGATCTGCTCTGTCCTACCACCACATTTCCcattttgtctctctgtgttgGTTGGTGGGTTTTAGTGGCTTGACGCTGTAGCTGTTTTTGcctatatttttcattttgttttcaccctTTTATCCTTACAACCTTTCTAACACTCAGCTACcaattttcttttctcctttattcggtaaattaaattaaatatctaCAAAGCAGTGTCTGACTTACGTGATTGTACCCAATTAAGGTGAAAGCTCTGTTTAAAGGAGATacagaaaatgaagagaaaggttgtgtctgtttttcatttattagtgCTGTTCCAGTGTCAGTCATGAAGTCTCATCCCTAGCTTTCTTCATGTGATTCTCCTGGCATTTCCTATCCCCCTCCTAGTGTCTGGTCAGGTTGACAGTGATCACCCAAAAGCAGATCTTCTCCTCTGATAATAaggttacccagttctcctccTGTGGAATGTGTTATGCCCCTGCACGATTATGGTTTTCTCACATTCTTTCTGCCTGTAACTACTACTTGAATTGTTTCAAAGACTTGTCAGTAAGTGCACAGCAGTGATCCGGAATGGTGCTGGCCCGATTTCGATACACTGCTTAGCTCTGGCTTCAGCATGACTGACTGTATGTGCATTGAACTTGGCATCAGTGTGTGTTGTCAATAAAATGTATGATCAATATCACAACTCAGATTGTTAACGTCCATTTTGCCCTGGCAACTAAATGCTTCACTATGCAAAGCTGAACTTTGATCCTTGATCCTGCAGCAGTTTCCTTGAAGCAAACCATGCATATTAACATCCTTCCCTTAACCCTGGCTCGTGTTTTCTTAAATGACACACCCACCAAAAGCTTTTCTGATGTAGCTGTCTTAGGTTCAATCGTGCTAGCATTTGAGTTGGCCTAGTGTGTTTTAGCCATTGTCCCTTTCAGTTATTTAAAGCTGTTTATCATTACATGAGGACATTTGAAGATAATTCTTGCGTGGACTCGTTTGGTGTCTtgattcattttccatttgAGACATTCGATCAACCAAATTATTCAATTTCCTAAGGCAGATTTTGTTCCACAGTACATAAATGGATGTTTACATGTTTTCCAAGTCATACTTCCCTGAGCCTCAGTCCCGTAATGAGCCAGCTCATGAAACGCAAACACTGATGCTAATGGTGTGGTGGTTCATTTAAGAAgagtctttcttcttcttctgctccaaGTGTAATTCGGGTCTGTAACTTCTTTTAGGCTTTGGCCAGTATGAGCTTGAACACGCAACCCATCTTAAATCTGGAAAAGTTCCAGGAAGGCCAAGAGATGCCGCTACTCCCTCCAGGACGAGAAAAAGCTTCACCATCCTCAACGGAGTTCAACCCCTTGATTTATGGAAATGACATTGACTCAGTGGACGTAGCCACCAGGCAAGCCCGCAGCCTATGTGTCTTGTTGATGCTCAAGTAATCGCAGAAGGAttaagtgttttttctttttctctcaggGTTGCCATGGTGCGGTTCTTCAACTCTCCAAATGTCCTGCAAGGTTTCCAGATGCACACTCGGACCCTGCGCCTCTTTCCTCGCCCGGTGGTGGCGTTCCAAGCCTCATCATTTCTTGCTTCACGGCCCAGACGATCTGGATTTGCTGACAAACTCTCCCACACTCAGGCTGTGGAGTTCTATGGAGAATGGGCCCTTAATCCCACCAACCTTGCTTTTCAGAGGATACATAATAgtaattaaatcattttttattgttttccatCTCCTGTAAGTGAAGCATGAACTCTGACAACaacacctttttatttttagatgtgTTTGATCCATCTTTAATTGGTGACAAACCCAAGTGGTACGCTCACCAGCTCCAGCCAGTGCACTACAGAGTGTATGATGGGAGCTCTCAGCTGGTTGAAGCTCTGGCTGGACCTTTGGATGATGAGGGCAATGATTCAGACCCAACAGACAGGTAAAAGGAAAGCATTTGATcacacacttttcttttcttactTTATTTAATGGCATTGGtgctgtttctttcttttttattaaataaagtaATGCATTTGTTTCAGTGGCAGTGACAGTGAAGCCTATGACGACTCCAGTTCCTCCTATTCTTCCCTTGGTGACCTTGTTAGTGAAATGATTCAAGGAGACATCCAGGGAGACACGCCAAGTAAGTTAGTCCATCATGGACAttgatgttgtgttttcaaACTGCAGTAAGCATCTTCACTAAATTTGTTCCCTAGGCTTGGAGCCTCCCTCTCATGCTGCTCTTGGGGATGCAAGCGAGGTTGAAGACTTTCAGGAGTTCAGGGAAGATAATGGCTTGGATGGACGACCCAGTGGCGACGGTCCAGCTGAATTAGCAGATGGCCAACCTCTGCGATCAAGCTCTAGTACAACTGCTAGCTCCAGTCCTAGTACAATAATCCAGGGAGTGAACCACGTAGGTGGTCCAGATGCATCACTTTATTTTCAGTACATTGCAGACAGGACACAAGTGCCTGTAAAGTTTGACCTTTATATAGACTAAAAAATAGATTAcattgatttctttctttttcaggaTCACGGTGACACAACTGAAATTGAGGCAAATACCACCACTGCTGCTGAGCAAAACCAGATCCCGGGACTGAACATCCAGCCGCCTCTTAGATCAGCACCCGATGCTGGCCTTGTGGACAGTAAAAAACAGGAGTATGATAACCCCTACTTTGAGCCTCAGTATGGCTTCCCCTCCGAGGATGACCCTGATGCAGAAGAGCAAGTGGAGTCATACACCCCTCGATTCAACCAGAACCTCAATGGCAACAAGTGTGTTAAACTTGTTCATCACTTGAATGAATGTATCGCCATCATTCAAATGGGCTCTTTGACCAACCATGTTTACTAACAAAACTCAGCATGTTGCTACCTCTCCATCCTTTCATGGTGGTCTTGAATCTCTGGTGGTGTGATGTTCTGTGGTGGCCCGAATGAGTCCCTCGTGTGGCTTACAAAGGTTGTTATTGTGCCGTTAAACAGCCATTTAATCGTGTCCTTGTCTTTAAGGGTGTCTCGCCCACTGCGGCCCAACAGTCTGAGGCTTCCTGGGGAGTCTGATGGAGAGGGCGATTCTCATAACAGCTCACCAAACTCCACAATTTCCAACAGCAGCAACGATGGATTTGGAGGACTCATGTCCTTTGCTAGTATGAAGACGTTTTTCTACCAATTTATATCAAAGACAATCATTTTATTCAAGCTGTAATTTAATTCAGTAGTCAGTTAAGTACGTCGATTActagtttttttgtttactgttcCTCTCATTACCTATTGAGATCTGTTCAGCGAGAGACattgatgggttttttttttattataaaaacTTCTCTATATTGTCCATGTCTTCAGGTAATCTTTACAAGAACCATGGGACCAGTTTCAGTCTTTCCAATTTGGCTCTTCCCAACAAAGCGGCGAGGGAGAAAGCGACACCATTCCCCAGTCTCAAAGGTATGATGATGTGACACTACCCCTTTTACTAATCGAACAAAAGCAGTTGCTGCACTATTTTGTTCAGGAaattaggggaaaaaaaaatctacattaaTGAAATTCGAAATTCTAGTAGCGatagaaaaatgttttatattcatattGCTGTTTACTGTTCATACAGCCTTTGTTCATACTACTATAGTTCCAAGTACTTCCAATATAAGTGatatatttacacttttttttctctgcctctTTTTCCCCacaattgtttatttgtacgaaagaatattttaatattgatattgaggaggagatggagcaaGCAGGTGTGTAGAACTGCGTTTTGAAGCCTGACTTTATTTCCCCTCTGGCTTGCCAAATCAGTATGGCACTATTTGAAGGAGAATATTGAGGACAAATTCTACGTTTTTCTCTCAAAGGAAAATCCACACAGTAGTATAGTTGCCTTTCACAAATATCTTTTGGACTATTTCGAATTAatatgtcatttaaaatgaaaataagtgaTATTTTAAGCCACAGGTAGTATTAACATTTTTGTACTATTATCATTGTTTGTGATGTAATTGGTGTGCACCAGAATGTAGTCTGGTTAACTAGTATTTATTGGTCATCAATGAGTTATAAGGTTATTTGTCAAATTTTGATTGTCACCAGTCAGCACCAGCACTTGTCCCTATAACGCTATGCAAAGCATATAGGACAGGAAAGCTGTATGCTTTTCCTGTATTAATGGCAATCATGATCTCTCAGCAAATTCTTCAGTCgcatttttcattgaaatatttctGCAGCAGTTAAGTATATCATGCACAGTACTCATTCAGTTCAATACAATTCAGACCACAGGGAGTCTTTCAGATGTTGACAATGCAGCGGTGGCTTTGGTAGAACAACTGATCTGCTGCAAATGCTTTTCTGCTAATGTTTCAGATATTCACTTTATTCAACCCATCCAccagtatatactgtataaatgATAGACACAAAGGGGATTCTCTTATGCACTCATTTGAGATCTCAAGAACCTAAGACCTTTTGCTTTAGCTGGCATTCTCTGCGGCAGGATGGAGTGTGGTTCAGGATTACGCATATCGTTTTCTATTTTGGGACCATAGTGTTGAGCTCCCATCCGTCTTACAAGGTTTTGAGTCCTGTAGAAACTGGATTTGACTTTAATTGAGAGCAAAAACGAATGAAGCATGGAACTCTAGACTCAATACCTCCACTTCTTGTGGAATAGTTGCCATAAAAAAATCTTCTGTTCCTTTCAAtatgtgttttgtctttgttgttcaGATGCCCCGGACAGCCCGGGTATGTTATGTCTGATGTGATAGTTTGTACTAGCTTCCTTACCCACCCTGACTAAAGCTTGATTATATCTGGAAGTAAGCCCTGTATTTGATACTAATCAAGCGCAGGAATCAAAATAGCATCCAGTTCCTTTAGAACAGTaggtttgttttcctcttccatCACCGTGTCACCATGACAATTTCAACATCATAGACATTCTCTCAACATCTATTATATGCATTTCCTCTTgtctaagaaaaaaaataacccaATAGTGTCCTCTTTTATCGACTCAAAATGTGCAACCAAATCCATTCTGTTTCCAAATGTCTCGATGATCATGTGTGCTTTGAGCTTGTCGTTTGTTGTgtgacttcctgtccacttcccTCCtagctgttttaaaaataacacaCTTTACATGGTGGATTCTTTGAAATAACAGCTTCATTATTTTGTACACTTTTTTGTCTGACATAACAATCCGAACCAACATACTCACTTATCATCATTTGGGCGATTTATTAACTTGCTGGTCACTTAAAGGGTTGATGCGTACATTTGAAcatctagattttttttctgttcttttcatttatttgtttcttaATTTGGTGCTTTACTTACATTTCCCTGTGTCTTGTTGAGTTTGCAtggtttggttttcttttgggTTGATGTTTGGACTGGTTGCGTCTGGGCTGGTGTCCCCTTCTCTTCACTTTTGCACGGCACTAATTCTGGCTTTTGTGTGCAGTATTTGGTCTAAATTCTCTAATGGAGATTATAACAGAGGCCGGACCGGGGAGTGGAGAAGGTGGGTTCTGCCCTATTGTTGAGCGAGCTGCATGCGTCTCAGAGCCAGTCAGCTACATCTCCCCAAGTCATTCTCCCATTGAAGCCTGTGATTTGTCATTGTGCTTACTGCACCATCGAGCATCAACTGCTGTGCTACTCCCTGTTTTGTTCCACCTTTCGTTAAGTGGGATTTTGTTGATCATTTGtagataaaatgaaacaattatAATTTAAATTTGAGTTATCTTCTTTCATTGGCAGCAAACTTGTCCGACCAATGTTTATGAAATTATGGATATAGAGGTCCTGTTTCCTACTTTTATTTGTGAGAAGGATCTCTTTTTCAAAATTCTagaaataaaaacttttttttacacattaacCCTTTTTTTACATTACCATagtcctttttttgtttaatgtacTCTTTAATGTACtgttaatgtattttttatttgtttcaaatttgTATTATTTGCTTGTCTGTTCAGtggcaatatattttttttttttctgtaaagcATTTATGCATGCACCCATGTAGACACTCTCACACGCATCCACtcaaaatgcatgaaaatagGGAAGTGTCAcaacatctaaaaaaaatagcatATATAAATTACAAGAATGTCTCATACGTTTCTTTTCCCAAGTTCCATATATGAACAGacctttgctttgtttgtgtgtgtgtattttttctATCAAGTGGATTCACCAAAGACCCATGTAAAATTAAACAAATTGAATAAAGGCAAACATTAGTGTATTTTGACCAGAGTTTGTCATGGCTACTTGATGCCAGttagcagcaacaacagcactATTATACGTTTTCTGACACTCATTCACTGCATAGTTTTCACTGATGTGTGAAGCCACCACTTAAAgcactctgtgtttgtgtgtctttcatTGTGTCCTTAATTTGTCCTTCACCCCTAGCTGtactaaaaatagaaaaagttgTGTATTCCCTCAAAACATAGTTCAAACTCAGATGACACTTGTACAGAGACCTAATTAATCTGCCTCCTGTGTCAAGTCCGCTCCAAAAGTCTTCTTGTCTACTGCAGTTTTTCATTGTCTGGGTTTCCCACCAGGAGCTCGAGCGCCTCGAGCACTTGTAGACCAAAAGTCCTCTGTGATCAAGCACAGTCAGACTGTGAAGCGAGAGTCCCCGTCCCCTCAAGGTCGTGTCAACAATACAAGGTGAAATACATTCTCATTGGTTTGTTTTATCAATGACATAAGTAAATGTATTGTAATACCAATTTGCCGATGCAGTGAGAACCAGCAGTTTTTGAAGGAGGTGGTGCAGAGCGTTCTGGACGGACAAGGAGTCGGCTGGCTCAACATGAAAAAAGTGCGTCGCCTGCTGGAGAACGAGCAGCTCCGTGTCTTTGTTCTGAGTAAGCTGAACAGAGCTGTGCAGTCAGAGGAGGATGCCCGACAAGAGATTATACGTGATGTGGTAAGATTATTGTGGATCCAAGTAGGTTCAGGCAAAGTGTGTTCACGTCTCCTCTAACCAGTTCTATGTTTGAGGAGCCTGCAAGGCTTGTTTTTTAATCCTTTTGAATTGTTGAAACTTTGTTCTTAGGAGGTTAGCAGGAAGGTGTACAAAGGAATGTTGGACATCTTGAAGTGCACGGTGTCCAGTCTGGAGCATTCCTACACTAACGCTGGCCTGGGAGGAATGGCCAGTGTCTTCAGCTTGTTGGAGATAGCACGGACACATTATCAAACAAAAGGTttgtatgtagctcaaatctatTATTTTCCAACATGTGTGTAGCTTTCTTGCTAAGatgaaaaaacatcaataaatgcTAACATGTCCATGTTTTCTGCTTGTATTCCAACCTGCCTGCTGAAAAAGATAAACTCTTGCTCTTAACTGCaccttttctctttttctgctttttgttgAACTGTTTTTATACATTGACATTTTGCAACGTAAGACCCTGAAAAACGCAAGCGAAGCCCGACTGACAGTACCGGCAGTCCCGGGAACAAGGAGAGTCCCACGGGCCGCACAGAGCCTGCCCGACCCCAAGGTCTTCTGAATGTTCCCCATCTGCAGCTACCCCACCACAATACGGGCAGAGGCACTCGCCATTTTGACACCCGCAGTCTGAATGAAGAAAACTTTATTGCTTCGATCGGTGTGTACCCCACCCTGGCCTTGGTTGCATGTGCACCGTGAGATCTTGTGAAAGCACATAACCCCACGAAATCGCCCTATTCATTGAGGCAGTTTCTGATGAATTCCGGACAAATATTCCATACACTTGGCAGCAATAAACCCGATCTGAGATTCCCAAATTCTATGTAGACTTGTTTGCACTCAGAAATATAAGCCTGAAGTCAAAATATTGGTTTTTGATTGTCAAAATATTTCTATATGTTTGGAATATTTCCCTCTATCCCAGCATGATTAGTGTTTGTCTTGGCTTCTCTGATCCTCTTTTGCCCTGTTTGGAGTCTTGCTGTCAGTTTCCTAGCACCAtaaatgcatgtgtttgtttgtctttttacgTGATACCTAAATCTGCAGTAGTGGACGAGGGAAAATCAGAAGAAGCACTTGGATTAAATTGGTTCTCATCTGTGCCTTTACTGCAGGTTTCTGCGAGGCTCGCTGTAGATAATTGCAGTTCCCTTTGCTCTCAGCATGGAGGGGGGATTCATCACTCCCCGGTATACAGTCCCAGTAAGCAAACAAATTTCACAGCAGGGTGTTTGGTTTCTTCTCATTAGAAAAGAGCCAACCCAATAGCCTGTTCAAACTACTCCCACGTGATTTTCTGTGATTACTTCTGGGTCTGTATACGGGGGACACGTGTGGTGAACCACTCCGACTCCTACTTGCATTTCTCTCCTTCGAGTTGCACCCCCAATTCTACAGAATGCTGTGAGACGTGCATCCCAGCTTCTGCAACGGCTCCATTTCAACTGCTGGCTAGTCAGCCACCCAACCACATCCCATGCTCTTTTAAGAATACTCCTCCCCACTGCTCTTGAGAGCCAGCTTTCAGTGAGCTGGAGTCAGCATGTGGCTCTCCAGGACTTTGGGGCCTGTAGACTTCCATTTGATGTCATGTAGCTGTAGTAACTATAAGACGCAGCTACATGCAAACACCACAAAacactcagttttaaaatgtttttatttcttatgATTTTAATGCTCATCCACCATACATGCCTTTTCAATCTGCTCTCTgactctctctgtctttctctccttGCTTGCAATGCATCTTGGGTAGAATTGTGGAGCAAGCACCAGGATAAGCAAAAAGCTATGGAAAAACCGCAGAGTAAGAGACTACACAcaccaaaacagaacaaaaaatagGCTGTTCAACTGTTTTCCTTTCCCCCTTAGCTCTTTCCAAAAAGAGATGCAATAGAGCTTACTGCATACGTG harbors:
- the madd gene encoding MAP kinase-activating death domain protein isoform X20, which produces MEKKKMCPRLLDYLVVVGARQPSSESVAQTPQLLRRYPLEDHHDFPLPPDVVFFCQPEGCLSIRQRRVSLRDDSSFVFTLTDKDSGITRYGICVNFYRSFQRGHHRSRADKSGHTEASTQGGDTISVGSDNSSGGPSSTLSPAKNTEATHHVSGEGGGQSAPDSNIGKSPQHRRSAAKMAARNRNSTLTSLCILSHYPFFSTFRECLYILKRLVDCCSQRLTQRAGLPRATQRDTMWRIFTGALSVEEKGSQLLADLREIESWVYRLLRSPVPIPGQRRVDVEVLPTDLKLSLTFALPDNSRFSMVDFPLHLPLELLGVDACLQVLSCVLLEHKVILQSRDYNALSMSVMAFVAMIYPLEYMFPVIPLLPTCMASAEQLLLAPTPYIIGVPASFFLYKSDFKMPDDIWLVDLDSSKVIAPTNAEILPPLPEPEALELKKHLKQCLVRLTVITQKQIFSSDNKALASMSLNTQPILNLEKFQEGQEMPLLPPGREKASPSSTEFNPLIYGNDIDSVDVATRVAMVRFFNSPNVLQGFQMHTRTLRLFPRPVVAFQASSFLASRPRRSGFADKLSHTQAVEFYGEWALNPTNLAFQRIHNNVFDPSLIGDKPKWYAHQLQPVHYRVYDGSSQLVEALAGPLDDEGNDSDPTDSGSDSEAYDDSSSSYSSLGDLVSEMIQGDIQGDTPSLEPPSHAALGDASEVEDFQEFREDNGLDGRPSGDGPAELADGQPLRSSSSTTASSSPSTIIQGVNHDHGDTTEIEANTTTAAEQNQIPGLNIQPPLRSAPDAGLVDSKKQEYDNPYFEPQYGFPSEDDPDAEEQVESYTPRFNQNLNGNKVSRPLRPNSLRLPGESDGEGDSHNSSPNSTISNSSNDGFGGLMSFASNLYKNHGTSFSLSNLALPNKAAREKATPFPSLKGARAPRALVDQKSSVIKHSQTVKRESPSPQGRVNNTSENQQFLKEVVQSVLDGQGVGWLNMKKVRRLLENEQLRVFVLSKLNRAVQSEEDARQEIIRDVEVSRKVYKGMLDILKCTVSSLEHSYTNAGLGGMASVFSLLEIARTHYQTKDPEKRKRSPTDSTGSPGNKESPTGRTEPARPQGLLNVPHLQLPHHNTGRGTRHFDTRSLNEENFIASIELWSKHQDKQKAMEKPQRSEGAKHQRPPVTDAEEKKSQISSDSGLSVSGSQKSDTESATSSEPPILTRSTSQDSEASTISNSSGETLGADSDLSSTAGDGLGGRQLAHLTLSRGTLSDSEIETNPATSAVFGKTHTLKPGAKEHLPAMTKGPPAQPLEDLSMRIYLCEGLLGRDKSSVWDQLEDAAMETFSLSKERSTLWDQVQFWEDAYLDAVMLEREGMGMDQGPQEMIERYLSLGEHDRKRLEDDEDKLLATLLHNMIAYMLMLKVNKNDIRKKVRRLMGKSHIGLTYSQEINELLDKLANMNGRELSIRPCGSRHIKKQTFVVHAGTDTTGDIFFMEVCDDCIVLRSNIGTVYERWWYEKLINMTYCPKTKVLCLWRRNGQETQLNKFYTKKCRELYYCVKDSMEKAAARQQSIKPGPELGGEFPVQDMKTGEGGLLQVTLEGINLKFMHSQFLKLKKW